One genomic window of Aliiroseovarius sp. M344 includes the following:
- a CDS encoding bifunctional helix-turn-helix domain-containing protein/methylated-DNA--[protein]-cysteine S-methyltransferase, translating to MTLQEDSYHYNVIRRAIDHIDASDGEPLSLEALAAKMDMSPAHFQRVFSRWVGVSPKRYQQFLTLGHAKTLLQERFSTLSTSHSVGLSGQGRLHDLFLRWEAMSPGAYAAGGDGLTIRWGWFESPFGPALVMGTDKGICGLGFTSETGEVVAMADLRSRWPNAVFVEDPTVLEPWVKQAFDGRGMTPLHLIGAPFQIKVWEALLAIPSGHVTTYSQIAERIGAPRAVRAVGTAVGRNPVSWLIPCHRALRKSGALGGYHWGLPVKRALLAWESAEIEAAASA from the coding sequence ATGACCCTTCAGGAAGATAGTTATCATTACAACGTTATCCGCCGGGCGATCGACCACATCGATGCGAGCGACGGAGAACCTTTGTCGCTTGAGGCATTGGCCGCCAAGATGGATATGTCGCCGGCTCACTTCCAGCGGGTTTTCTCTCGCTGGGTCGGGGTTTCGCCGAAACGGTATCAACAGTTTCTGACGCTTGGCCATGCAAAGACCTTGCTACAAGAGCGGTTCTCTACTTTGTCAACCAGCCACTCGGTCGGCCTGTCCGGGCAAGGGCGGTTGCACGACCTTTTCCTACGATGGGAGGCCATGAGCCCCGGCGCCTATGCAGCAGGTGGCGACGGGCTGACGATCCGTTGGGGTTGGTTTGAAAGCCCCTTTGGCCCAGCATTGGTGATGGGGACGGACAAAGGTATTTGCGGATTGGGTTTTACTTCGGAAACTGGTGAGGTCGTGGCCATGGCCGACCTGCGGTCCCGCTGGCCCAATGCGGTATTCGTTGAAGATCCTACGGTGTTGGAACCCTGGGTCAAACAGGCCTTCGATGGTCGCGGCATGACCCCGCTGCACCTGATCGGCGCACCTTTCCAGATCAAGGTTTGGGAGGCGCTGCTGGCCATCCCCTCGGGTCATGTCACGACCTATTCGCAAATTGCTGAAAGGATTGGCGCACCGCGGGCTGTGCGTGCCGTTGGGACTGCGGTTGGGCGTAACCCTGTCAGCTGGCTAATTCCCTGTCACCGCGCGTTGCGCAAATCCGGCGCACTTGGCGGATATCACTGGGGACTTCCAGTGAAACGAGCGCTGCTTGCCTGGGAAAGCGCCGAGATCGAGGCCGCCGCAAGCGCCTGA
- a CDS encoding F0F1 ATP synthase subunit A, with product MIKIAFFVVLALVLISGLIFAPEHPGLAIHPMDQFEIKPLFGGDHLGTFTPTNQTLWMVLAIVGIVLLLVVGSRGRAIVPTRGQSVAELAYGFVYKMVEDVAGKDAVKYFPGIMTLFMFILFANFLGLIPTSFTPTSHIAVTAVLALIVFVFVTVLGFVKNGMGFLGLFWVSAAPLALRPVLAIIELISYFVRPVSHSIRLAGNVMAGHAVIKVFAGFAAALGMFSFLPILAISAVYALEVLVAFIQAYVFTILTCVYLKDALHPSH from the coding sequence ATCATCAAGATCGCTTTCTTTGTTGTTCTGGCGCTGGTCCTCATCTCGGGCCTGATTTTTGCGCCTGAGCATCCCGGTCTGGCGATCCACCCGATGGATCAGTTTGAGATCAAGCCTTTGTTCGGTGGTGATCACCTTGGTACGTTCACGCCAACCAACCAGACTTTGTGGATGGTTCTGGCGATTGTTGGCATCGTGCTTCTGCTTGTTGTCGGTTCGCGCGGTCGTGCGATTGTGCCCACCCGTGGGCAGTCCGTTGCTGAACTGGCCTACGGCTTTGTTTACAAGATGGTCGAAGACGTGGCCGGCAAAGATGCCGTCAAATACTTCCCCGGAATTATGACCCTGTTCATGTTCATCCTGTTTGCCAACTTCTTGGGCCTGATCCCAACAAGCTTCACGCCCACCAGCCATATTGCCGTCACCGCTGTACTGGCGCTGATTGTGTTCGTTTTCGTGACCGTGCTGGGTTTCGTGAAGAACGGCATGGGCTTTCTTGGCCTCTTCTGGGTATCGGCAGCGCCTTTGGCCCTGCGCCCCGTTCTGGCCATCATCGAGTTGATCTCCTACTTCGTGCGCCCCGTCAGCCACTCCATTCGTTTGGCTGGTAACGTGATGGCTGGCCACGCTGTGATCAAAGTATTCGCCGGCTTTGCTGCTGCCTTGGGCATGTTCAGCTTCCTGCCAATCCTGGCCATCTCGGCCGTCTATGCACTTGAGGTGCTCGTGGCTTTCATCCAGGCCTACGTGTTCACCATCCTCACCTGCGTATATCTGAAAGACGCTCTGCACCCGTCGCACTAA
- a CDS encoding F0F1 ATP synthase subunit C, which yields MEGNIAQMGQFIGAGLAAIGSGAAAIGVGHVAGNFLAGALRNPSAAAAQTATLFIGIAFAEALGIFSFLVALLLMFAV from the coding sequence ATGGAAGGCAATATCGCTCAAATGGGTCAATTCATCGGTGCAGGTCTGGCAGCTATCGGTTCAGGTGCCGCCGCAATCGGTGTGGGCCACGTTGCTGGTAACTTCCTGGCCGGTGCTCTTCGCAACCCGTCGGCAGCCGCCGCACAAACAGCGACCCTGTTCATCGGCATCGCATTTGCAGAAGCCCTGGGCATCTTCTCGTTCCTGGTCGCACTGCTGCTGATGTTTGCTGTCTAA
- a CDS encoding FadR/GntR family transcriptional regulator, with product MPFHKVSTGKLSQSVVEQIELLILRGILRPGERLPSERDLSERMGVSRPSLRDAIADLEEKGLLTRRAGAGIFVSDSLDSSFPPALTQLFSRHDEAVYDYIAFRRDMEGLAAERAAKFASDTDLQVIGELFRKMENAPEGQGADLDSDFHMAIIEASHNVLMVHMMRAMYDLLKQGVFYSRQVVIQITNTRVDLLEQHRAINDGLQARDPSRARAAIEAHMDFVSQAYSDLLRADRNEEVARQRLTYEKERI from the coding sequence ATGCCCTTTCATAAAGTTTCCACAGGCAAGCTATCTCAATCTGTTGTTGAACAGATTGAGTTGTTGATTTTGCGCGGCATATTGCGCCCCGGCGAACGGCTGCCGTCAGAACGCGATCTGTCCGAGCGCATGGGCGTATCGCGCCCATCCTTACGTGATGCGATTGCCGATCTGGAAGAAAAAGGGTTGCTGACCCGAAGGGCAGGCGCCGGTATTTTCGTAAGTGACAGCCTGGACAGTTCTTTCCCGCCTGCCCTCACCCAGCTTTTCTCGCGCCATGATGAAGCCGTTTATGACTACATCGCGTTTCGCCGCGACATGGAAGGTCTTGCGGCCGAACGCGCGGCGAAATTTGCCTCCGATACAGATCTTCAGGTGATCGGGGAACTGTTTCGCAAAATGGAAAATGCACCCGAGGGGCAAGGCGCTGATCTGGACAGCGATTTTCACATGGCAATCATCGAAGCCAGTCATAATGTGCTCATGGTCCACATGATGCGGGCCATGTATGACCTGCTGAAGCAGGGCGTGTTCTATAGCCGTCAGGTGGTGATCCAAATCACGAACACACGCGTCGACCTTTTGGAACAGCACAGAGCCATCAACGATGGGCTTCAAGCACGCGATCCGTCTCGCGCCCGCGCGGCCATCGAAGCGCATATGGATTTTGTCTCTCAAGCCTATTCAGACCTGTTGCGCGCTGACCGGAACGAAGAAGTTGCGCGCCAGCGACTGACCTATGAAAAAGAACGCATCTGA
- a CDS encoding histidine triad nucleotide-binding protein gives MAYVYDDQNIFAKILRGEIPNDTVYEDDYALAFRDIQPQAPVHVLVIPKGPYVTYDHFANTASEAEIVGYTRAIGKVCAFLGVEPGNGGRGYRTIANTGEAGVQEVPHLHTHILGGRMLGRMLKRFDD, from the coding sequence ATGGCCTATGTCTATGACGACCAAAACATCTTTGCGAAGATCCTGCGGGGGGAAATCCCGAATGACACAGTCTACGAGGATGATTACGCGTTGGCGTTTCGCGATATCCAGCCTCAGGCCCCGGTGCATGTTCTGGTAATCCCCAAAGGACCCTATGTGACCTATGACCACTTCGCGAACACCGCCTCTGAGGCCGAAATTGTCGGTTACACCCGCGCAATTGGCAAGGTCTGTGCGTTTCTGGGGGTTGAACCGGGTAATGGCGGGCGGGGGTATCGCACCATTGCCAATACTGGCGAGGCGGGCGTGCAGGAAGTCCCCCATCTTCACACCCATATTTTGGGCGGGCGAATGTTGGGCAGGATGCTGAAACGCTTTGACGATTAA
- a CDS encoding OmpA family protein translates to MQLKHSVLTLAMVATLATTACTSPTQSPTSNVGPRTQNGAAIGAIAGGLLGATRKGDGKLGKAAVGAVIGGIVGGAIGQQLDKQAGDLRQSIDNDQVKIVNTGNELIVTLPQDILFATDSADVGYALQSDLRAVAQNLRDYPNSVIEVVGHTDNVGDADYNQTLSRRRAASVASVLISNGVPTSRVVTIGYGEDRPVASNLNASGRQQNRRVEIIIRPIRN, encoded by the coding sequence ATGCAATTGAAACACTCTGTATTGACGCTGGCAATGGTCGCCACATTGGCCACAACGGCCTGTACGTCACCGACGCAAAGCCCGACAAGCAACGTTGGCCCCCGCACTCAGAACGGTGCCGCCATCGGCGCAATCGCGGGCGGTCTTCTGGGCGCGACCCGCAAAGGCGACGGCAAACTTGGCAAGGCGGCTGTCGGCGCTGTGATTGGTGGAATTGTTGGCGGCGCGATTGGTCAGCAACTGGATAAGCAAGCCGGTGATCTGCGTCAGTCAATCGACAACGATCAGGTCAAGATCGTAAACACCGGCAACGAACTGATCGTGACCTTGCCGCAGGATATCTTGTTCGCGACAGACAGCGCAGACGTCGGATATGCGTTGCAATCGGACCTGCGGGCCGTGGCACAGAACCTGCGTGATTATCCAAATTCTGTGATCGAAGTTGTGGGGCATACCGACAATGTTGGCGATGCGGATTACAATCAGACCCTGTCGCGCCGCCGGGCTGCGTCGGTGGCATCCGTCCTGATATCAAACGGCGTACCGACATCTCGCGTGGTGACGATTGGGTATGGTGAAGATCGCCCTGTGGCATCGAACCTCAATGCCTCTGGCCGCCAGCAAAACCGCCGGGTTGAGATCATTATTCGACCGATCCGAAACTGA
- a CDS encoding zinc-finger domain-containing protein: protein MTQTPPETKVVDSYKVACDGGEGALGHPRVFLQISGEHGWVECPYCDCKFVHKDHTDNVGGGQAA from the coding sequence ATGACCCAGACCCCGCCTGAAACAAAAGTTGTAGACAGCTACAAAGTCGCCTGTGACGGGGGCGAGGGTGCCCTTGGTCATCCACGCGTCTTCCTGCAAATCTCGGGTGAGCATGGTTGGGTTGAATGCCCGTATTGCGACTGCAAATTTGTCCATAAAGACCATACGGATAATGTTGGCGGTGGGCAGGCTGCCTAA
- a CDS encoding F0F1 ATP synthase subunit B, protein MKQLVLTPLVLMVASPAFAADGAGWTDLSNTNMVVTLAFLLFITFLGYMGVHKMLGSQLDNRAEGIRSDLEEARALREEAQTILASYERKQKEVAKQADRIVAHAKEEAANAAVAAKDELKASIARRLAAAEDQIISAQSAAVKEVRDTAVQVAVSAARDVIAKQMTANEGNSLIDDAIKTVEAKLH, encoded by the coding sequence ATGAAACAACTTGTTCTTACCCCTCTCGTCTTAATGGTGGCTTCACCAGCATTCGCGGCTGACGGTGCGGGTTGGACAGATCTGTCCAACACCAACATGGTTGTGACGCTGGCGTTCCTGCTGTTCATTACCTTTCTGGGGTACATGGGTGTCCACAAGATGCTCGGTTCTCAGTTAGACAACCGCGCGGAAGGCATCAGGTCCGACCTCGAGGAAGCCCGTGCCTTGCGTGAAGAAGCCCAGACTATTCTGGCGTCTTACGAGCGCAAGCAGAAGGAAGTCGCAAAGCAAGCCGACCGCATTGTCGCTCATGCCAAGGAAGAGGCTGCCAACGCGGCGGTCGCGGCCAAGGACGAGCTGAAAGCATCGATTGCACGCCGTTTGGCTGCTGCTGAGGACCAGATCATTTCTGCGCAATCAGCTGCGGTGAAAGAGGTTCGTGACACGGCTGTTCAGGTTGCTGTTTCCGCTGCCCGCGACGTGATCGCGAAGCAGATGACGGCAAATGAAGGCAACAGCCTGATTGACGATGCGATCAAGACGGTGGAAGCCAAGCTTCACTAA
- a CDS encoding sulfotransferase family protein produces the protein MGFPGTWMTESESVVYRVVPKCACSTIGQIMYYSDHGEFFDGDIHDSKDRFHKWAQEDSQKLIETNVLAHKSYAFTCVRNPYTRILSSFFDKICGIQRNGRRYRGNLVPLLIQKYGIEVGDPDNGFEFDQVQSFRRFLLFARDTIRWRRPMDPDIHWSAMSGHVSTFISNGGRYDNIIWTEKFNDGMQQVLDAIETPHAVALSDIPRFNESEGHGPKRAHPVEDYFDDLSMHLVYEIFKKDFDLFKYDFENPGNKMPIGEIDLDEVHAKLGD, from the coding sequence ATGGGATTTCCCGGTACTTGGATGACCGAAAGCGAAAGCGTTGTGTATCGGGTTGTTCCCAAATGCGCTTGCTCGACCATTGGCCAGATCATGTATTATTCGGATCATGGCGAATTTTTTGACGGTGACATCCATGACAGCAAGGATCGCTTTCATAAATGGGCACAGGAAGACTCGCAAAAGCTGATTGAAACCAATGTCTTAGCGCACAAAAGCTATGCTTTTACGTGTGTGCGCAACCCCTACACCCGGATCTTGTCCAGCTTCTTTGACAAGATCTGTGGCATTCAGCGAAATGGGCGGCGGTACCGCGGCAATCTGGTGCCGCTTCTGATCCAAAAATACGGGATCGAGGTTGGTGACCCTGACAATGGGTTCGAATTCGATCAGGTGCAGAGTTTCCGCCGATTCCTGTTGTTCGCGCGCGACACGATCCGCTGGCGGCGCCCTATGGACCCCGACATCCATTGGTCGGCCATGTCAGGGCATGTGTCGACGTTCATCTCGAACGGCGGTCGGTACGATAATATTATCTGGACAGAAAAGTTTAACGACGGCATGCAACAGGTGCTCGATGCAATCGAGACGCCACATGCGGTGGCCCTGTCCGACATCCCCCGGTTCAACGAAAGCGAAGGGCACGGTCCCAAACGCGCCCACCCGGTCGAGGACTACTTCGACGACCTTTCGATGCATCTGGTTTACGAAATCTTCAAAAAAGATTTTGACCTGTTCAAATATGATTTCGAGAACCCCGGCAATAAAATGCCCATCGGCGAGATTGATTTGGACGAGGTGCATGCGAAGTTGGGCGACTGA
- a CDS encoding adenosine kinase: MTKKYKVVGIGNAVVDVLTVADDSFLEMMGIEKGIMQLVERDRAEVLYGSMKDRKQAAGGSVANTLAGIGKLGLPTGFVGRVHDDALGHFYADAMEMDGTRFINPPVPGGELPTSRSMIFVSPDGERSMNTYLGISAELGSDDVDPEVAAAAEIVFLEGYLFDKDKGKEAFIAMARACRAAGGLAGIAISDPFCVERHRDDFLTLIEHHLDYVIGNEEEIKSLYETSDMEEAIARTAAICPMVVCTRSGDGVSILAHGERVDVPVERIVPVDATGAGDGFAAGFLYGLATGADMRTCGEMGCVVAGEVIRHIGPRTDRNLLALFREKGLA, translated from the coding sequence ATGACGAAAAAGTACAAGGTTGTCGGCATCGGAAACGCCGTTGTGGACGTGTTGACTGTGGCAGATGACAGTTTTCTTGAAATGATGGGGATCGAGAAAGGCATTATGCAATTGGTCGAACGTGACCGTGCTGAAGTGCTTTACGGCTCTATGAAAGATCGCAAACAGGCAGCGGGCGGATCGGTCGCCAACACGCTGGCCGGGATTGGTAAGCTTGGCTTGCCGACGGGTTTTGTAGGCCGTGTACATGATGACGCGTTGGGTCATTTCTATGCCGATGCGATGGAGATGGACGGAACCCGGTTCATCAATCCGCCCGTCCCAGGCGGGGAACTTCCGACGTCGCGCTCAATGATCTTTGTATCACCAGACGGCGAACGTTCGATGAATACCTATCTGGGTATTTCGGCTGAGCTTGGATCTGATGATGTGGACCCCGAAGTTGCGGCCGCAGCCGAGATTGTCTTTCTGGAAGGCTACCTGTTCGACAAGGACAAGGGCAAAGAGGCGTTCATAGCTATGGCGCGCGCCTGTCGCGCTGCCGGAGGGCTGGCAGGCATCGCGATCTCAGACCCATTCTGCGTCGAACGTCATCGCGATGATTTCCTGACCCTGATTGAACATCACCTTGATTATGTCATTGGTAATGAAGAAGAAATAAAATCCCTCTACGAAACGTCGGACATGGAAGAGGCCATCGCCAGAACGGCTGCCATCTGCCCGATGGTTGTTTGCACCCGGTCGGGCGATGGGGTGTCGATCCTGGCCCATGGTGAGCGGGTGGATGTGCCGGTTGAGCGTATCGTACCAGTCGACGCAACGGGCGCTGGCGATGGTTTTGCCGCTGGGTTCCTGTACGGCCTGGCAACGGGCGCTGACATGCGCACTTGCGGCGAAATGGGCTGTGTCGTCGCCGGTGAAGTGATCCGTCATATCGGACCGCGCACGGATCGAAACCTGCTGGCGTTATTCCGCGAAAAGGGCCTTGCCTAA
- a CDS encoding AtpZ/AtpI family protein — protein sequence MSNPPDPERLKQLETRLKAAKGEVDEEATGDAAYNQASFAWQMVIELTVGLLIGFGIGYGLDALFGTKPIFMVLFILLGFAAGMKVMLSTAAQMQKKAEDAQNAQTSEEEEGK from the coding sequence TTGTCGAACCCCCCTGATCCCGAGCGGCTGAAACAGCTCGAGACGCGCCTGAAAGCGGCAAAGGGCGAGGTCGACGAGGAAGCCACCGGAGACGCGGCCTACAATCAGGCATCTTTCGCCTGGCAGATGGTCATAGAGCTTACCGTCGGTCTGCTGATCGGCTTCGGCATCGGATACGGACTGGATGCGCTGTTTGGCACCAAACCGATTTTCATGGTGCTGTTCATATTGCTGGGCTTTGCGGCGGGGATGAAAGTCATGCTGTCGACGGCAGCCCAGATGCAGAAGAAAGCGGAGGACGCGCAAAATGCGCAGACTTCCGAAGAAGAAGAGGGAAAATAA
- a CDS encoding beta-1,6-N-acetylglucosaminyltransferase, whose amino-acid sequence MAKIAFILLCHKDPEAIINQATQLTAVGDCMSIHFDASANPEHYQKIRDALADNPNVTFARKRIKCGWGEWSLVQATLNAVDAALEAFPRATHFYMVSGDCMAIKSAEYMYSFLDAADVDYIESFDYFESDWIKTGMKEERLIYRHFFNERSQKRRFYTSYNLQKKLGLTRDVPHDLQVMIGSQWWCLRRRTVEWIVEFTRKRKDVMRFFRTTWIPDETFFQTLVRHLVPETEIRSRTPTFLMFTDYGMPVTFYDDHYDLLLSQDFLFARKISPEAKELKRRLGDLFAAEGVSFQISNEGRSLFKFLTGRGRIGQRFAPRFWEAESSLGRDRELLIIVSKKWHVGKRLVQKIAQVTGLPTIEYLFDEESCPMPDLGGIQTRLGKRTRHRRALMRMLFDYNETNRLVVCMDPNNLDLLQDFFSDRSITRLLEIDCVFSDDYLLGHAKRVGLAGDNTPQDAIDRLLPTIRSDVAFESDQIRDAGFAEFYRMSETASVEENMASLARFLSIAEDRAKEIAEHQHLFAD is encoded by the coding sequence ATGGCCAAAATTGCCTTCATTTTGCTTTGCCACAAAGATCCTGAGGCCATCATTAATCAGGCCACGCAGCTGACAGCTGTTGGCGATTGCATGTCTATTCATTTCGATGCAAGCGCCAATCCCGAGCACTACCAGAAAATTCGCGATGCGCTTGCAGACAACCCCAATGTCACATTCGCGCGCAAGCGTATCAAATGCGGCTGGGGCGAATGGTCGTTGGTACAGGCGACACTGAATGCGGTCGATGCTGCGCTGGAGGCTTTCCCGCGTGCCACGCATTTCTATATGGTGTCGGGCGATTGCATGGCGATCAAATCGGCCGAATACATGTATAGTTTTCTGGATGCCGCTGACGTCGACTATATCGAAAGCTTTGATTATTTCGAAAGTGACTGGATCAAAACCGGTATGAAGGAAGAGCGGCTGATTTATCGCCATTTCTTCAACGAGCGCAGTCAGAAACGCCGGTTTTACACCAGTTACAACTTACAAAAGAAACTTGGTTTGACGCGCGACGTGCCGCATGATCTTCAAGTTATGATTGGTAGCCAATGGTGGTGCCTCAGACGGCGCACAGTCGAATGGATCGTCGAGTTTACCCGCAAACGCAAAGACGTGATGCGGTTCTTCCGCACAACATGGATCCCGGACGAGACCTTCTTTCAGACCCTTGTGCGTCACCTTGTACCAGAAACGGAAATCCGCTCGCGCACCCCAACATTTCTGATGTTTACCGACTACGGAATGCCGGTGACGTTCTATGACGACCATTACGATCTTTTGCTCAGCCAAGATTTTCTGTTTGCACGAAAAATCAGCCCCGAGGCCAAAGAATTGAAGCGCCGATTGGGTGATCTTTTTGCTGCCGAAGGGGTTTCATTCCAGATATCCAACGAAGGACGCAGCCTTTTCAAATTCCTGACCGGGCGGGGGCGCATCGGACAGCGGTTCGCCCCGCGCTTCTGGGAAGCGGAAAGTAGCCTTGGACGTGATCGCGAGTTGCTGATCATCGTGTCCAAGAAATGGCACGTGGGGAAACGGCTTGTCCAAAAGATCGCCCAAGTGACGGGCCTTCCGACCATCGAATACCTGTTTGACGAAGAAAGCTGTCCAATGCCCGACTTGGGCGGGATTCAGACACGACTGGGTAAGCGGACCCGACACCGACGCGCGCTGATGCGCATGTTGTTCGACTATAACGAAACAAATCGGTTGGTGGTCTGCATGGACCCAAACAACCTTGATCTGTTGCAGGACTTCTTTTCCGACCGGTCGATAACGCGCTTGCTGGAAATCGATTGCGTTTTCTCAGATGATTATCTGCTGGGCCACGCGAAACGCGTAGGGCTGGCCGGGGACAATACACCTCAGGATGCAATCGACCGCCTGCTGCCGACGATCCGATCAGATGTGGCCTTCGAAAGTGACCAGATCCGCGACGCAGGGTTCGCCGAATTTTACCGCATGAGCGAAACGGCGAGTGTTGAGGAAAACATGGCCTCATTGGCCCGCTTCCTGTCGATCGCAGAAGACCGCGCGAAAGAGATCGCTGAACATCAACATCTTTTTGCTGACTGA
- the nth gene encoding endonuclease III, producing the protein MAKQLGYHPIRAIFERFHAAEPEPKGELEHVNAYTLVVAVALSAQATDVGVNKATHALFKIADTPEKMLALGEDGLIEHIKTIGLFRQKAKNVIKLSRILVEEYGGVVPNSRAALQSLPGVGRKTANVVLNMWWGVPAQAVDTHIFRVGNRTGIAVGKDVNAVERAIEDNIPADYQQHAHHWLILHGRYTCKARKPMCGNCIIRDLCPYEDKNL; encoded by the coding sequence ATGGCAAAACAACTGGGATATCACCCGATCCGCGCGATCTTTGAGCGTTTTCACGCGGCCGAGCCAGAGCCGAAAGGCGAGCTTGAGCACGTGAATGCCTACACGCTGGTCGTCGCCGTGGCGCTGTCTGCGCAGGCTACAGATGTCGGCGTCAACAAAGCGACACATGCGCTGTTCAAAATCGCCGATACTCCCGAAAAGATGCTCGCCCTTGGTGAAGATGGGTTGATTGAACACATCAAGACCATCGGTCTGTTCCGGCAGAAGGCAAAAAACGTCATCAAGCTTAGCCGCATTCTGGTTGAGGAATACGGCGGTGTTGTTCCGAATTCCCGCGCGGCGCTTCAATCGCTGCCGGGGGTCGGGCGCAAGACCGCAAATGTGGTTCTGAATATGTGGTGGGGCGTCCCCGCGCAGGCGGTTGACACGCATATCTTTCGTGTCGGTAACCGTACCGGAATAGCGGTGGGCAAAGACGTGAACGCGGTCGAACGCGCGATCGAAGACAACATTCCAGCTGACTATCAACAACATGCCCATCACTGGTTGATCTTGCATGGGCGCTATACCTGCAAGGCGCGCAAGCCAATGTGCGGAAATTGTATTATCCGGGATCTCTGCCCCTACGAGGACAAGAATTTATGA
- a CDS encoding metalloregulator ArsR/SmtB family transcription factor: protein METRLDLAFAALSDPTRRTILTMLLEDDMAVTDVAEPFEMSLAAISKHLTILSRAGLISQEKRGRVKWCKLEPNALRDASVWMQGFGQFEPVNLDAFERFLETELRD from the coding sequence ATGGAAACCCGCCTTGACCTTGCCTTTGCCGCTTTGTCTGATCCGACACGACGCACCATTCTAACCATGCTTCTGGAAGATGACATGGCGGTGACCGACGTCGCAGAACCGTTCGAGATGTCATTGGCCGCTATTTCGAAACACCTGACTATCCTGTCGCGGGCTGGCTTGATCAGTCAGGAAAAGCGCGGTCGTGTTAAATGGTGCAAGCTGGAACCCAATGCGCTGCGCGACGCCTCTGTCTGGATGCAGGGGTTTGGGCAGTTCGAGCCGGTGAACCTCGATGCCTTCGAACGGTTTCTTGAGACAGAGCTGCGCGACTAG
- a CDS encoding F0F1 ATP synthase subunit B', with protein MASNTQSTEAAHGGAEAAGMPQLDFSTFGNQIFWLVVTLVVIYFVLTKVALPRIEAVLSERRGTITNDLAAAEDLKQKAVEAEEAYNKALAEARAEANKIVAEARADIQGEVDAAAAKADAEIAAKAAESEAAIAEIRAGAVESVKAVAKDTAKEILASMGYKADAKAVTSAVTSRMKG; from the coding sequence ATGGCAAGCAACACACAAAGCACAGAAGCAGCACACGGTGGCGCAGAAGCCGCCGGTATGCCGCAGCTGGATTTCTCGACCTTCGGGAACCAGATCTTTTGGCTCGTGGTGACGCTGGTTGTGATCTACTTTGTTCTGACCAAGGTCGCACTTCCTCGCATTGAGGCTGTGCTGTCCGAGCGTCGGGGCACGATCACGAACGATCTGGCCGCCGCTGAAGATCTGAAGCAAAAGGCTGTTGAGGCTGAAGAAGCTTACAACAAAGCCTTGGCCGAAGCCCGCGCTGAAGCAAACAAGATCGTTGCTGAAGCCCGCGCTGACATTCAGGGTGAAGTCGATGCCGCCGCTGCCAAGGCAGATGCGGAAATCGCTGCTAAAGCTGCTGAAAGTGAAGCCGCAATTGCGGAAATTCGTGCTGGCGCAGTTGAAAGCGTAAAGGCTGTGGCCAAGGACACCGCGAAGGAAATCCTCGCGTCCATGGGCTACAAGGCTGATGCGAAAGCTGTCACCAGTGCTGTGACATCACGGATGAAAGGGTGA